TTCAGGACCTCCGAACCCTTGACGTCAGAGCCCCCGGCGCGCCGAGCCACGCGGCCAGGGTCGCCGATTTCCTTGAACCCTTCCGCCTCTGGCTGCGGTAGGGCCGCCCCCCAGTGAATTGGACCTAATCGGCGATCTCGCGCGCCTCTTCCGGCAGCATGATCGGCACGCCGTCGCGGATCGGATAGGCCAGGTTGGCGGACTTGGAGACCAGTTCGGCCTTTTCGCGGTCATAGGTCAGCGGCCCGTGGGTCACCGGACAGACCAGAATTTCCAGCAGGCGCGGATCGATGTCGACGGTGAGGGCGGGGAGAGGCTGCGTCATGGGCGCCATCCCTACTGCATGGAATGGCCGGCGTCATCGCCGTCATCCAGGGCGTCGATCTCCAGCAGGGTGGTGAGCGCGTCCACCCGCTCGACCAGCGTGGGGCATTCCAGCAGCGCCTGCTTCTCCAGGGGCTCGAAGGGCAGGCCCATGGCCAGGCTGGTGACCAGGCTCTCCAGGGGCGCGGTCTCGGCGGTGTCCCAGTCGATGTCGAGCTCGCGACGGTTCAGGTACTTCTTCAGGGCCGCGGCGAAGCGCTTGCGGTCGAATTCATCGGGATCGACCTCCTCGTCGGCCAGGTCCCCGAAGAAGGGGGCGAAGCTGGTGCGCACCTGGCGATAGGGGGTCTTCACCGCCAGCTCCTCGCCCGCCTCGAACCGGCAGACCCCGGTCAGCGTAATCAGATAGGTGCCGTCCGAGGTCTCGTTGAAGCTGGTGATGCGGCCCGCGCAGCCGACGTGGGCGAGGTTCGGCCGCGCCCGCTCGCCGCCGGCCCGGGTCTGGACCATGCCGATCATGCGGTCGCCCGCCATCACGTCATCGATCAGGTTCAGGTAGCGCGGCTCGAAGATGCGCAAGGGCAGGTCGCCGCCGGGCAGCAGCAGGGCGCCGTCCAGCGGAAAGACCGGGATCACCTGCGGCAGGTCGCTGGGGCTCTGATAGCCGCCGGGTATGGCCCGCTCGCCCTTCATGAGAACAGGATCGCTGACAGTCGACGCCGGCCGCTGCGGGCCACGTCGGAGCCGGGCCCTGCCGCCTCGAAGATGGTGATCAGCTGCTTGCGGGCCGCCTCGTCGTTCCAGGCGCGGTCGGCCTCGATGATCTTCAGCAGATGATCCGACGCCGCTTCCCAGGCCCCGCGGCCGGCCAGGGCCGCGGCCAGCTCGAACCGGGCCTCATGATCGTTGGCGTCGGCGGCCAGGCGCTTTTCCAGGTCGGAGGTCTCTTCCGGCGCGGCGTCGGCCAGGGCGAGGCCCGCACGCACGCTGTCGAGGTCGGGGTCCTTGGCGCCTTCAGGCGCCATGTCGGCGATCTCGCGGGCCTTCTCGGGCTCGCCGCCCTGCAGGTAGACCCGCGCCAGGCCGCCGAGGGCCTTGAGGTTCTCAGGGTCTCCCTGCAGCACCTGGGCGAAGGCCTGGGCCGCGCCGCCCAGGTCGCCGAGGCCCAGGGACTCCTTGGCCATGGCCAGCAGTTCATCGGTCTCGTTGGCGGGGCCTTGGCCGGCGATGCGGTCGACGAAGGCCTTCACCTGGCTGTCGGGCAGGGCCCCCATGAAGCCGTCGATGGGCTTGCCGCCGGAAAAGGCGAAGACGGCGGGGATCGACTGCACGCGCAGCTGGCCGGCGAACTGCGGATGCTGGTCGATGTCGATCTTCACCAGCCTGACCTTGCCCTTGGCGGCCAGCACCGCCTTTTCGATGGAGGGGCCAAGCTGCTTGCAGGGGCCGCACCAGGGCGCCCAGAAGTCGACGATCACCGGGACGGCGTTGGAGGCCTCAATGACATCGGCCATGAAGCCGGCGTCGCTGCCGTCCTTGATGAGGTCGCCGCCGGGGGTGGGCGCGGTCTCGCCGATCAGGGTCATGGTCTGGGTCTTTCCCGTCTCAGGGGGTTGAACGTCGTGGCGGCTAAAATGGTCCCAAGCGGCGCGGTCTTCAACGGACGAAACCGTCTTCGACCACCGACATCGCCTCGAAATCCACCACGAGGGGCGCAACCCCAAGCGCCGCAAGGAATTTGCGCAGCCCCGCCTGGCTCATGCTGGTGGTGGCGGTGTTGGTCAGGGGGTGAAAATTTACCCGTTCGGACCGGGCCAGGGCCTGATCCAGAACGAAGGTCACCCGCCGGTCAGGGTCATTGATCATGGCGAAGGCGGTGACCGAGCCCGGCGTCACCCCGAGCGTGTCGACCATCAGCTCGGCGCTGCCGAAGGACAGCCGCGCCGCGCCGATCACCGGGTGCAGGCGCTTGAGGTCGATCACCGTGGTGTCCTGGGCCGAGATCAGCCACAGGCGGCCCTTGGCGTCCTTCAGGAACAGGTTCTTGGTGTGGGCGCCGGCGATGCCGTGCTTGATCTCCTCGCCTTCGCCGACCCGGAATACCGCCTCGTGCTCGGTGGTGGCGTGGTCGATGCCGTGGGCGTCGAAAAAGGCGA
The sequence above is drawn from the Phenylobacterium glaciei genome and encodes:
- a CDS encoding Trm112 family protein, whose translation is MTQPLPALTVDIDPRLLEILVCPVTHGPLTYDREKAELVSKSANLAYPIRDGVPIMLPEEAREIAD
- a CDS encoding LON peptidase substrate-binding domain-containing protein — protein: MPGGYQSPSDLPQVIPVFPLDGALLLPGGDLPLRIFEPRYLNLIDDVMAGDRMIGMVQTRAGGERARPNLAHVGCAGRITSFNETSDGTYLITLTGVCRFEAGEELAVKTPYRQVRTSFAPFFGDLADEEVDPDEFDRKRFAAALKKYLNRRELDIDWDTAETAPLESLVTSLAMGLPFEPLEKQALLECPTLVERVDALTTLLEIDALDDGDDAGHSMQ
- a CDS encoding thioredoxin family protein; amino-acid sequence: MTLIGETAPTPGGDLIKDGSDAGFMADVIEASNAVPVIVDFWAPWCGPCKQLGPSIEKAVLAAKGKVRLVKIDIDQHPQFAGQLRVQSIPAVFAFSGGKPIDGFMGALPDSQVKAFVDRIAGQGPANETDELLAMAKESLGLGDLGGAAQAFAQVLQGDPENLKALGGLARVYLQGGEPEKAREIADMAPEGAKDPDLDSVRAGLALADAAPEETSDLEKRLAADANDHEARFELAAALAGRGAWEAASDHLLKIIEADRAWNDEAARKQLITIFEAAGPGSDVARSGRRRLSAILFS
- a CDS encoding prolyl-tRNA synthetase associated domain-containing protein, whose translation is MQTRPDLIAFFDAHGIDHATTEHEAVFRVGEGEEIKHGIAGAHTKNLFLKDAKGRLWLISAQDTTVIDLKRLHPVIGAARLSFGSAELMVDTLGVTPGSVTAFAMINDPDRRVTFVLDQALARSERVNFHPLTNTATTSMSQAGLRKFLAALGVAPLVVDFEAMSVVEDGFVR